One Setaria viridis chromosome 3, Setaria_viridis_v4.0, whole genome shotgun sequence DNA window includes the following coding sequences:
- the LOC117847098 gene encoding lysine histidine transporter-like 8, protein MATPTSAAAEGAASEPELVSIPATPHGLSTPEGAATPTGGGGGGRSKSAAGTPGRRVVEGLRGYLEDVGHLTRLDPRDAWLPVTESRGGNARYAAFHSLNAGLGFQALLLPLAFPALGWSWGIIFLTIAYFWQLYTLWILVKLHEAVPGRRYNRYVELAQAAFGEKLGMWLSLFPTIYLSAGTATALILVGGETMKLFYQIVCGPLCSPSPITTVEWYLVFTSLAVILSQLPNLNSIAGLSLIGGATAIMYCTMSWVLSVSQPRPPTVSYDPVRSTSFGTSLLSTLNALGIVAFAFRGHNLALEIQATMPSTFKHPAHVPMWRGAKVAYLLIAMCLFPVAVGGYWAYGNMMPPGGMLAALYAFHSHDTPQVLLATTCLLVVLNCLSSFQIYSMPVFDSFEAYYTGRTNRPCSPWVRSGFRVFYGFLSLFISVALPFLSSLAGLLGGLTLPVTFAYPCFMWIRVKKPERLSFSWYLNWGLALLGTAFSLAFSLGGVWGIVSNGMKLKFFKPPN, encoded by the exons ATGGCGAcgccgacgtcggcggcggcggagggggcggcgagCGAGCCGGAGCTGGTGTCGATCCCGGCGACGCCGCACGGGCTCTCGACGCCGGAGGGCGCGGCGACCCcgaccggcggcggtggcggcgggcggagcaaGAGCGCCGCCGGGACGCccgggcggcgggtggtggaggGCCTGCGCGGCTACCTGGAGGACGTGGGCCACCTCACCCGCCTCGACCCGCGCGACGCCTGGCTGCCCGTCACCGAGAGCCGCGGTGGCAACGCACGCTACGCCGCCTTCCACTCCCTCAACGCCGGCCTCGGGTTCCaggcgctcctcctcccgctcgcgTTCCCGGCACTCGGATG GAGCTGGGGGATAATATTTTTGACTATTGCTTATTTCTGGCAACTGTACACACTCTGGATACTAGTGAAGCTTCATGAGGCTGTGCCAGGCAGGAGGTACAACAGATATGTGGAGCTTGCACAGGCTGCATTTG GAGAAAAACTGGGAATGTGGCTGTCTCTTTTCCCAACTATCTATCTGTCGGCAGGCACTGCAACCGCGTTGATCCTGGTTGGAGGGGAGACGATGAAGCTGTTCTACCAAATAGTGTGCGGACCACTCTGCTCGCCGAGTCCCATTACAACGGTCGAATGGTACTTGGTGTTCACATCCTTGGCAGTAATTCTTTCCCAGCTCCCAAATCTCAATTCAATCGCTGGGCTCTCGCTCATCGGTGGCGCGACTGCGATAATGTACTGTACCATGTCCTGGGTTCTCTCGGTCAGCCAACCGCGGCCACCGACAGTCTCTTATGACCCAGTGAGATCAACTTCTTTCGGTACATCCTTACTCTCAACCTTGAACGCCCTCGGAATAGTAGCCTTTGCATTCAGAGGGCACAATCTTGCCCTGGAAATTCAG GCGACAATGCCATCGACTTTCAAGCATCCAGCACATGTGCCAATGTGGCGTGGGGCCAAAGTCGCGTACCTCCTGATCGCAATGTGCCTCTTCCCTGTCGCCGTTGGAGGCTACTGGGCCTACGGAAACATG ATGCCGCCGGGAGGGATGCTGGCGGCGCTCTACGCTTTCCACAGCCACGACACGCCGCAGGTGCTCCTGGCGACGACGTGCCTCCTCGTCGTGCTCAACTGCCTCAGCAGCTTCCAGATCTACTCCATGCCGGTGTTCGACAGCTTCGAGGCCTACTACACGGGGCGCACCAACCGGCCGTGCTCGCCGTGGGTGCGGTCGGGGTTCAGGGTGTTCTACGGCTTCCTCTCGCTGTTCATCAGCGTGGCGCTGCCGTTCCTGTCCAGCCTCGCCGGCCTGCTCGGCGGGCTGACGCTGCCGGTGACCTTCGCGTACCCGTGCTTCATGTGGATCCGCGTCAAGAAGCCCGAGCGGCTCAGCTTCAGCTGGTACCTCAACTGGGGGCTCGCCCTACTCGGCACCGCCTTCAGCCTGGCCTTCTCGCTGGGTGGCGTCTGGGGCATCGTCAGCAACGGTATGAAGCTCAAGTTCTTCAAGCCGCCCAACTAG